One Mercurialis annua linkage group LG3, ddMerAnnu1.2, whole genome shotgun sequence DNA window includes the following coding sequences:
- the LOC126674472 gene encoding uncharacterized protein LOC126674472 — MANAKTNVLVMTMLVILGTLILNDRKVSAQCEGKVPISDLISQCSKFVQKTGPKIAPSQQCCQVVKNAEIPCVCKLVTSAIEKIVSMEKVVYVARTCGVEVQPGFKCGSYTVPPPLA, encoded by the exons ATGGCAAATGCAAAGACTAATGTTTTGGTCATGACAATGTTGGTAATTCTTGGAACCCTAATTCTGAATGATCGTAAGGTTTCCGCTCAATGCGAAGGGAAGGTTCCGATTTCTGATCTGATATCACAATGTTCAAAATTTGTTCAGAAAACAGGACCAAAAATTGCTCCATCTCAACAATGTTGTCAAGTTGTGAAAAATGCTGAAATTCCATGCGTGTGCAAACTTGTTACTTCAGCAATTGAGAAAATTGTTAGCATGGAGAAAGTTGTCTATGTTGCTCGAACCTGTGGCGTCGAGGTCCAACCCGGATTCAAATGTGGAa GTTACACAGTTCCACCACCTTTGGCATAA
- the LOC126675019 gene encoding protein translation factor SUI1 homolog 1-like: MSELESQIPTTFDPFADANAEDSGAGGKEYVHIRIQQRNGRKSLTTVQGLKKEFSYNKILKDLKKEFCCNGTVVQDPELGQVIQLQGDQRKNVSSFLTGAGIVKKDNIKIHGF, translated from the exons ATGTCTGAGCTCGAATCCCAGATTCCTACTACCTTTG ATCCTTTTGCTGATGCAAATGCTGAAGACTCGGGCGCTGGTGGAAAAGAGTATGTGCATATTCGTATACAGCAAAGAAATGGTAGGAAAAGCTTGACAACTGTGCAGGGGTTGAAGAAGGAATTCAGCTACAACAAGATACTCAAAGATCTTAAGAAGGAATTCTGCTGCAATGGTACAGTGGTGCAGGACCCTGAATTAGGGCAG GTTATACAACTTCAAGGCGATCAAAGAAAGAACGTGTCTAGTTTCCTGACTGGG GCAGGAATTGTGAAGAAGGACAACATCAAAATCCATGGTTTCTAA
- the LOC126672999 gene encoding UPF0481 protein At3g47200-like, with protein sequence MADSIQYPSNDSEFVGVLVLTCLVFRTLNMFLEISEDEGKPVIRFTIFRVPDQLRRVNEECYEPQVVSIGPYHRGKSHLQRMESYKVQFLKQLLIRRRSRNLNHDELKEEADQLQPYVLAMGALEKSARKCCEETVSLSSEEFVKMMILDSCLILEIIRCRIDDYEEEDDSSFAIMLYLYSINRDLFLLENQITYFVLLKFFKLSEMPDQIPFSTLIKSPSASDESEPIRCAGELREAGIIFRRAGDEQERSIFDVKFKRGRLEIPSLVIEEDTETILHNMIAFEQLLADEVSYFSDYMVLMDSLIYLFTMSHFSFLKN encoded by the exons ATGGCAGATTCTATTCAATATCCTTCTAATGACTCTGAATTCGTTGGCGTTTTGGTTTTGACTTGTCTCGTGTTCAG GACTTTAAACATGTTTTTAGAGATCTCGGAGGATGAAGGGAAACCCGTCATTAGG TTCACCATTTTTCGAGTTCCCGATCAGCTACGCAGAGTAAACGAAGAGTGTTATGAACCACAAGTCGTTTCAATCGGTCCTTACCATCGCGGAAAATCTCACCTACAAAGAATGGAAAGTTACAAAGTACAGTTTCTAAAACAACTCCTGATCAGAAGAAGGTCAAGAAATTTGAACCATGATGAGCTAAAAGAAGAAGCTGATCAGCTACAACCCTATGTGTTGGCCATGGGAGCACTCGAAAAAAGCGCTCGTAAATGCTGCGAAGAAACGGTTAGTCTCAGTTCCGAAGAGTTCGTGAAAATGATGATTCTTGATTCTTGTTTAATTCTTGAGATTATCCGCTGTCGTATAGATGATTATGAAGAGGAGGACGATTCTAGTTTTGCAATTATGCTTTATTTATATAGCATAAACAGGGATCTGTTTCTACTTGAGAATCAGATTACTTACTTTGTTCTGTTAAAGTTTTTTAAACTTTCTGAGATGCCAGACCAAA TTCCATTCAGTACTCTAATAAAAAGTCCATCGGCAAGCGACGAATCGGAACCCATTCGTTGCGCTGGAGAGCTAAGAGAAGCCGGAATCATATTTCGAAGAGCCGGAGATGAACAAGAACGAAGCATATTTGACGTAAAGTTCAAACGAGGTAGGCTAGAAATCCCATCTTTGGTCATTGAAGAGGACACAGAAACAATCTTGCATAATATGATAGCTTTCGAGCAGTTACTTGCGGATGAAGTTAGCTATTTCTCAGATTATATGGTATTAATGGACAGTCTCATATACCTCTTTACAATGTCACATTTTTcattcttaaaaaattaa
- the LOC126673000 gene encoding BURP domain-containing protein 3-like produces MFINFYTPFTSSTLLTLKSSRIGITDSVLSNSKLGGRPPRYIIFYSYKASRIYKQNISSSGGGGTVFFLHNDLHSGKTMTLLFSDTRTNARFLPRQVSDSVPFSSDKLPEILNRFSVKPKTTEAGTIRNVLEDCEIPKIKGEDKYCAVSLESLVDFVTSKLGHRVKVISTEIKTKTKLQKYEILEGIKMIGEKQVVCHKLGYAYAVFMCHTIDPTQAYMVPLMGSDGSKVEGVAVCHMDSSDWSPEHYAFQQLRVKPGASICHFLNIAVLVWLQN; encoded by the exons atgtttataaatttttatacgCCATTTACGTCTTCCACGCTTCTTACGTTGAAATCATCGC GAATCGGAATCACTGATTCAGTACTGAGCAATAGCAAGCTAGGGGGTCGACCTCCTAGgtatatcattttttattcttataagGCAAGCAGAATATATAAGCAGAATATCAGCTCAAGTGGTGGTGGTGGCACTGTGTTTTTCTTGCACAACGATCTCCATTCTGGTAAAACGATGACACTTCTCTTCTCCGATACTCGCACCAATGCTCGTTTCTTGCCCCGTCAAGTTTCCGATTCTGTACCATTTTCGAGCGACAAATTACCGGAAATTCTGAACAGGTTTTCGGTAAAACCTAAAACAACAGAAGCCGGGACGATCAGGAATGTACTCGAAGACTGCGAAATACCCAAGATTAAAGGAGAAGACAAGTATTGCGCTGTTTCATTAGAATCTTTAGTTGATTTCGTTACATCAAAGCTAGGGCACAGAGTTAAAGTTATTTCCACTGAGATAAAAACGAAGACAAAGCTACAGAAATACGAGATCTTGGAGGGAATAAAAATGATCGGAGAGAAGCAAGTAGTATGCCATAAGTTAGGGTATGCATATGCTGTGTTTATGTGCCATACCATTGATCCTACACAAGCTTATATGGTTCCTTTAATGGGTTCTGATGGCAGTAAAGTTGAAGGTGTGGCGGTTTGTCATATGGATTCATCAGATTGGAGCCCTGAACACTATGCATTTCAACAGCTTAGGGTTAAGCCTGGAGCTTCTATTTGTCACTTTCTTAATATTGCTGTCCTTGTGTGGCTTCAAAACTAG
- the LOC126671414 gene encoding BURP domain protein RD22-like has protein sequence MRLAFFDTQNNTDTARFLPRQVSDSIPFSSDKLPEILNMFSVKPKTVEAETITNALEDCEVPKIKGEDKYCATSLESLVDFVVSKLGHRVKVVSTEIKTKNSTKKKLEKFKILEGIKMIGEKQVVCHKLGYAYAVFMCHTIDPTQAYMVPLMGSDGSKVDGVAVCHMDSSDWSPEHYVFQQLKVKPGASICHFLNSTDALVWIQN, from the coding sequence ATGAGACTTGCCTTCTTTGATACTCAAAATAATACCGATACTGCTCGGTTCTTACCGCGTCAAGTTTCCGATTCTATTCCGTTTTCGAGCGACAAATTACCGGAAATTTTGAACATGTTTTCGGTAAAACCTAAAACAGTAGAAGCCGAGACGATCACGAATGCACTTGAAGACTGTGAAGTACCCAAGATTAAGGGTGAAGACAAATATTGCGCTACTTCATTAGAATCTTTAGTTGATTTTGTTGTTTCGAAATTAGGGCACAGGGTTAAAGTTGTTTCCACTGAGATAAAAACGAAAAATAGTACGAAGAAAAAACTAGAGAAGTTCAAGATTTTGGAGGGAATAAAAATGATCGGAGAGAAGCAAGTAGTATGCCATAAATTAGGGTATGCATATGCTGTGTTTATGTGCCATACCATTGATCCTACACAAGCTTATATGGTTCCTTTAATGGGTTCGGACGGTAGTAAAGTTGACGGTGTGGCGGTTTGTCATATGGATTCATCAGATTGGAGCCCTGAACACTATGTATTTCAACAGCTTAAGGTTAAGCCTGGAGCTTCTATTTGTCACTTTCTCAACAGTACGGATGCCCTTGTTTGGATCCAAAACTAG
- the LOC126671556 gene encoding UPF0481 protein At3g47200-like yields MDQDKARHICIHISKNLKNSSYVPSDFSIFRVPDQLRRVNDECYEPQVVSIGPYHRGKSHLQKMESYKLQFLKQLLRRRSRNANNNEVKEEEADQLLQPYVLAMGALEKSARKCYEETISLSSEEFVEMMILDSCFVLEIFRFRIKDFEEEDDPKFANMLYLYSINRDLLLLENQIPFFVLLKFFNLSEKPDQNYGFIELFTPYLSCKFRGFKVDENCDQYESKHLLDFVHRHWFPFSTTTRKTPSVSDEWEPIRCAGELREAGIGFRRVGNEQERSIFDVKFKRGKLEIPSLVIEEETETILRNMIAFEQLLADEVSYVSDYMVLIDCLIDRPQDVQILCKSGIFENRLGDDDAIVSIVNKLGLYVIPSCSEFLYSELFEKVNKHCRKKHNKWIANLRHDYFHSPWAMISFLAAVVLLILTSIQTIYTVLSY; encoded by the coding sequence ATGGATCAAGATAAAGCTAGACATATATGTATTCATATAtctaaaaatcttaaaaattcaTCTTATGTTCCATCAGATTTCAGCATTTTTCGAGTTCCCGATCAGCTACGCAGAGTAAATGACGAGTGTTACGAACCGCAAGTCGTTTCAATCGGTCCGTACCATCGCGGAAAATCTCACCTACAAAAAATGGAAAGTTACAAACTACAGTTTCTAAAGCAACTTCTGAGAAGAAGATCAAGAAATGCGAACAATAATGaggtaaaagaagaagaagctgATCAGCTACTACAACCCTATGTGTTGGCCATGGGAGCACTGGAAAAAAGCGCTCGTAAATGCTACGAAGAAACGATTAGTCTCAGCTCCGAAGAGTTCGTGGAGATGATGATTCTTGATTCTTGTTTTGTTCTTGAGATTTTTCGCTTTCGTATAAAAGATTTTGAAGAGGAGGACGATCCTAAATTTGCAAATATGCTTTATTTATATAGCATAAACAGGGATCTGTTGCTACTCGAGAATCAGATTCCGTTCTTTGTTCTGTTGAAGTTTTTTAATCTGTCTGAGAAGCCAGACCAAAATTATGGATTCATAGAATTATTTACTCCTTACTTAAGCTGCAAATTTCGAGGGTTCAAAGTTGATGAAAATTGCGATCAGTATGAAAGCAAGCATTTGCTGGACTTTGTACATCGCCATTGGTTTCCATTCAGTACTACTACAAGAAAAACTCCATCGGTAAGTGACGAATGGGAACCCATTCGTTGCGCCGGAGAGCTGAGAGAGGCCGGAATTGGATTCCGAAGAGTCGGAAATGAACAAGAACGAAGCATATTTGATGTAAAGTTCAAACGAGGTAAGCTAGAAATCCCATCGTTGGTCATTGAAGAGGAGACGGAAACAATTCTTCGTAATATGATAGCTTTCGAGCAGTTACTTGCGGATGAAGTTAGCTATGTTTCGGATTATATGGTATTAATAGACTGCCTTATAGACCGTCCGCAGGACGTGCAGATACTGTGTAAAAGTGGAATTTTCGAAAATCGATTGGGAGATGATGATGCGATCGTCTCCATTGTTAACAAGTTAGGATTATATGTAATTCCGTCATGCTCCGAGTTTCTGTACTCGGAATTATTTGAGAAAGTGAACAAGCATTGCCGCAAAAAGCACAATAAATGGATAGCAAATTTAAGGCATGATTATTTTCATAGTCCTTGGGCGATGATTTCATTTTTGGCTGCAGTTGTACTTCTTATACTTACTTCTATTCAAACTATATATACTgttttatcttattaa
- the LOC126673001 gene encoding uncharacterized protein LOC126673001, with protein sequence MDTIATFIQYNGYWNDKLQYTDFSVKGLLIPKDSSMNNLEQLLANQLQVNLEEENLKIKYQVKPDYPPLIIQDNDALVFYFQMKSKQSDPTQFPLCIEIEKKMRDISLYVSSSRSTQQNINRNAEVCQQQDNSTNIDNSESVSNMFQYATNVGNLLNEDQEVESPYVENMIIDEVKAIEIEEGQKYKDKRTLKTILSIYAINNHFQFRSYKSCKIEYIAICNEPECEWKLRSSRNKRSNVFIVRKFNKVHSCKVGERMADKRQATSDLIGNFVKDKYANFKTVYTPADIIRDMKKEYGVELTYQKAWRSKEKGLELTRGNPAESYRLLPSYLHALKSTNPGSVTELETKEERFLYVFISLNASIQGWGFCKPVIVVDGTFLKAAYGGTLLTAATQDAANKIFPLAFCVVDSENDASWEWFFNKVRETFGVREGMCIISDRHDSIKKAIEKVYPEAHHGICTYHLFNNVKARYRRAKGEIREHFFGAAKAYTLEQFGKHMEELDKFDPKIREYLNDVGFEKWTTLYSTNNRYSTMTSNIAESLNATNIAARELPITTMLEFLRSLVQKWTHANRICARSLKTDMSKVAEDILNENYIRSLHLTVSQANDNIYTVTKTKTPFSVNLETGTCCCRRFQTDRIPCAHAVAVIRKYNKDPLLYCSKYYMKETYVNTYNHTVYPMTNKSTWNTPQEIKDIIVLPPESRTKSGRPKKKRILGGHEKKSKNKCGACKKTGHNKKTCRR encoded by the exons ATGGATACAATTGCAACTTTTATTCAGTATAATGGCTATTGGAATGATAAACTCCAGTATACAGATTTTTCTGTTAAGGGACTTCTTATTCCAAAAGATTCTAGTATGAATAATCTTGAACAATTATTGGCAAACCAGCTACAAGTGAATTTAGAAGAagaaaatctgaaaatcaaGTATCAG GTTAAACCAGATTATCCACCGCTAATAATACAAGATAATGATGCTTTAGTATTCTACTTCCAGATGAAAAGCAAACAATCAGATCCAACACAGTTTCCACTTtgcattgaaattgaaaaaaaaatgagagataTATCATTATACGTTTCATCATCGAGATCAACACAACAAAACATCAACAGAAATGCAGAAGTTTGTCAACAGCAAGACAACTCAACAAATATTGATAATTCAGAGTCGGTTTCAAACATGTTTCAATATGCAACAAATGTCGGAAATTTATTAAATGAAGATCAAGAAGTCGAGAGCCCGTACGTAGAGAATATGATCATTGATGAAGTAAAGGCGATAGAAATAGAAGAAGGGCAGAAATACAAAGACAAGCGCACGTTGAAGACTATATTAAGCATTTATGCAATCAACAATCATTTCCAATTCAGATCTTACAAGTCGTGCAAGATTGAATATATAGCAATCTGCAATGAACCAGAGTGTGAATGGAAACTGAGATCTTCGAGaaataaaagatcaaatgtCTTTATCGTGCGAAAATTCAACAAGGTGCACAGCTGCAAAGTGGGAGAGAGAATGGCTGATAAAAGACAAGCCACGTCAGATTTAATTGGAAATTTTGTAAAAGATAAGTATGCAAACTTCAAAACTGTTTATACGCCGGCCGATATTATTAGAGACATGAAGAAAGAGTATGGAGTCGAACTGACGTACCAAAAAGCATGGCGGTCAAAAGAAAAGGGATTAGAGCTTACAAGGGGTAATCCAGCTGAATCATACCGATTACTGCCTTCTTATCTACATGCGCTCAAATCAACAAATCCAGGTTCTGTAACTGAATTGGAAACAAAAGAAGAGAGATTCCTTTATGTTTTCATATCGTTGAATGCATCAATTCAGGGTTGGGGGTTTTGCAAACCAGTAATTGTTGTTGACGGTACGTTCCTAAAGGCAGCTTACGGAGGAACGCTTCTAACGGCAGCAACTCAAGATGCTGCAAATAAAATTTTTCCTCTAGCATTTTGTGTCGTAGATTCAGAAAATGATGCTTCGTGGGAATGGTTTTTCAACAAAGTtagagaaacatttggtgtgAGAGAGGGAATGTGCATCATTTCAGATCGACACGACAGTATTAAAAAAGCAATTGAAAAAGTATACCCGGAAGCACATCATGGAATCTGTACTTAccatctttttaacaatgtcAAAGCAAGATATAGACGAGCAAAAGGTGAAATCAGAGAGCACTTTTTTGGGGCAGCAAAAGCATATACGCTTGAGCAGTTTGGGAAACACATGGAAGAACTTGACAAATTTGACCCAAAGATAAGGGAGTACCTAAATGACGTTGGTTTCGAAAAATGGACAACACTTTATTCCACCAACAACAGGTATTCAACAATGACTTCAAACATTGCTGAGTCATTAAATGCAACAAACATAGCTGCAAGAGAACTTCCTATAACGACCATGCTTGAGTTTCTACGTTCCCTTGTGCAAAAATGGACTCATGCAAACAGAATTTGTGCAAGATCATTAAAGACAGATATGTCAAAAGTAGCTGAAGATATATTGAATGAAAACTACATTCGATCTCTGCATCTAACG GTCAGCCAAGCAAATGACAATATATATACTGTGACTAAAACAAAAACACCCTTCTCGGTTAATTTGGAAACAGGAACATGTTGCTGCAGAAGGTTTCAAACAGATAGAATTCCTTGCGCACATGCAGTTGCTGTTATAAGGAAATACAACAAGGATCCTTTGCTCTATTGTTCCAAATACTACATGAAGGAAACGTACGTCAACACGTACAACCACACAGTATATCCTATGACAAATAAATCAACATGGAATACGCCGCaagaaataaaagatataatCGTGCTGCCTCCTGAATCAAGAACCAAATCCGGCAGACCAAAAAAGAAGCGCATATTGGGAGGACatgaaaaaaagtcaaaaaataaatGTGGAGCTTGCAAGAAGACGGGacacaataaaaaaacatgcaGAAGATGA